From Prochlorococcus sp. MIT 1223, the proteins below share one genomic window:
- a CDS encoding photosystem II manganese-stabilizing polypeptide: MRFRPLLALVLAFCLAFISAPSDVSAAFVKGPERGNARFGNVVNTGQAGECTTLPEGSSGSINADGNFKSLCLQPTQIFVKAAASKRKQAEFQPAKIISPRFNTSIDEVYGDLSGGKFTEKGGIDFSLITVLAPDGEEFPLAFSVKDMVADGGKSIAPGAEFKGTTFTPSYRTGAFLDPKSRAKDTGVEYAQGLVALGGDDEDLARENVKKDISGKGEITLSIEAVDSDTNEFAGTFVAVQPSDNDLGSKDPTDIKITGNFYGKKA; encoded by the coding sequence ATGCGATTTCGTCCTCTATTAGCCTTGGTTCTGGCTTTCTGCCTGGCCTTCATATCTGCCCCAAGTGATGTTTCTGCAGCCTTTGTCAAAGGTCCTGAAAGGGGTAATGCCCGATTTGGGAACGTTGTAAATACAGGCCAAGCAGGAGAATGTACGACCCTTCCAGAGGGTTCTTCAGGATCCATCAATGCTGATGGAAACTTCAAAAGCCTTTGCTTACAGCCAACCCAAATTTTTGTAAAAGCTGCAGCAAGCAAGCGTAAACAAGCTGAGTTTCAACCTGCAAAAATCATCAGTCCTCGTTTTAATACCAGTATTGACGAGGTTTATGGAGATCTTTCAGGTGGCAAATTCACTGAAAAAGGTGGTATTGATTTTTCTCTAATTACAGTTCTTGCTCCAGATGGAGAAGAATTTCCATTAGCTTTCTCTGTTAAAGATATGGTTGCTGATGGTGGCAAATCAATAGCCCCAGGAGCTGAATTTAAAGGCACAACTTTCACTCCTAGTTATAGGACTGGTGCTTTTCTTGATCCTAAAAGTCGCGCCAAAGATACTGGTGTTGAATATGCTCAGGGTCTAGTTGCTCTTGGTGGAGATGATGAAGATCTTGCCAGAGAAAATGTGAAGAAAGATATTTCTGGCAAGGGTGAAATAACCCTTTCTATCGAAGCTGTCGATTCTGACACTAACGAGTTTGCCGGAACCTTCGTCGCAGTTCAACCATCTGATAATGATCTTGGTTCTAAGGATCCAACTGATATAAAAATCACTGGTAACTTCTATGGCAAAAAAGCTTAA